Within Massilia endophytica, the genomic segment GCTCGTCCAGCGCACCCGCCTGCACAGGATCCTTGATAACGCTGTGCAGCCAGTCATGCAGGGGCATCTCGCCCCAGCTCGCGGCCTTGTCAGCCAGATAAGCGACGGGGCTGTGCGGCTCCGTCTGACGGAAGAAGTCAGCGACTCTCCGTAGCTGAGCCAAAGCCTGTTGGCGGCTACGCAATGCACCCTGCTCTGCGGCGGTGCGCTCGACGGCCGCCCCTTGTGCCGCCGGGGCTTCTTCTGGCGATGGCGCGAGGATGGCAATGAAGTCGACAGCGTCGTGCAGCACCGCACGCGCCGCACTGAAACCGGGTCCGGACGCGCCCAGGCGCGCGTCAACCGCTACTTCCAGTTGCTGCAGGGTCTCCAGGCAGTGGCGCGCATCGGCAAGCAGCGTGTGGTTGAAACTCTCCGAATTCCTGCGGCGGTGGGCGTCGAGCTGCGCAACGTCGGGCAGTTCCGATGTCGATTCGACATGCCAGGAGTCTGTGGCAGATTCGCTACGCGCGGCGGCGCTACGCTGGCGGGCCGCTTCGAAATCGGCGAGCGAAATCGCGCCGTCCTCGCTGACAGGAATAGCCTTCAGCAGTTCGGGCGAACGCTTCGCCAGCCAGCAGAGGTTTCCGATGCGCCGCTCGCAATCCCCCTCCTCCGCCAGCGGATGCAGCGCGTCCCAGTAGCGGTCGACGAGGGCCGCGATCAGGGCGTAGCCATCGCCCAGGCCTTTGAATCCGCGCGTATGCGCGAGAGCCTCGGCGAGCCAGACGGCAAGCTGGAGGTCCTTGCTCCGGGCCTGGATCAGTTCCTCGCAGCGCTTTGCTACCAGCTCCCAGTCGGCCTCCTTCAATGCCGCGATCCACTCGCCCTGGTCCAGCGAAGGGTCGTCATGCTCGCGCGCGCGCGCGATGT encodes:
- the tssA gene encoding type VI secretion system protein TssA; protein product: MFDIERLLLPVSVQQECGEDLAFSKEMDDIARAREHDDPSLDQGEWIAALKEADWELVAKRCEELIQARSKDLQLAVWLAEALAHTRGFKGLGDGYALIAALVDRYWDALHPLAEEGDCERRIGNLCWLAKRSPELLKAIPVSEDGAISLADFEAARQRSAAARSESATDSWHVESTSELPDVAQLDAHRRRNSESFNHTLLADARHCLETLQQLEVAVDARLGASGPGFSAARAVLHDAVDFIAILAPSPEEAPAAQGAAVERTAAEQGALRSRQQALAQLRRVADFFRQTEPHSPVAYLADKAASWGEMPLHDWLHSVIKDPVQAGALDELLGVRQEAAHSR